One genomic region from Actinocatenispora thailandica encodes:
- a CDS encoding UDP-N-acetylmuramoyl-L-alanyl-D-glutamate--2,6-diaminopimelate ligase — protein sequence MPGFPRPRTVPATRLAMLAARLGAGSAVGGAPAVEGVGDPSVTGVTHASGEVLPGDLYAALPGSRRHGAEFVAEAVTAGAVAVFTDAAGAPAAATAGVPALVVDDPRARLGEVAAEVYGRPSERLAVLGITGTNGKSSTAYLVESALTAAGRRTGLIGTVETRLGDERLASTRTTPEATDLQALFAVALERGLDTMVMEVSSHALALGRVTGTRFAVGAFTNFGIDHLDFHGTVEDYFAAKASLFDGRAGVEVLNVDDPAVAKLAHPGRTVSVSAQGRPAADWQADSLVRDGYGQRFEVTGPDRVRRSASVLLPGRYNVANALLAIAVAVAVGVDPATAVAGVAACGGVPGRMERVSAPGPVVGVVDFAHTPNAVAAALGALREAAAPTGARVICVVGAGGDRDAGKRPMMGEAAARGADELIVTDDNPRSEDPAAIRAQVAAGADAVPGAHWTDGGDRMAAIAAAVAIARPGDIVAVLGKGHEQGQEVAGEVHPFDDRVVLAAALRARFEEDA from the coding sequence GTGCCAGGCTTTCCGCGACCACGGACCGTTCCCGCGACCCGGCTCGCGATGCTCGCCGCGCGGCTCGGCGCCGGGTCGGCGGTCGGGGGCGCCCCAGCGGTGGAGGGTGTCGGCGATCCGTCGGTCACCGGTGTCACGCACGCCAGCGGCGAGGTGCTCCCCGGCGACCTGTACGCGGCGCTGCCCGGTTCCCGCCGGCACGGTGCGGAGTTCGTCGCCGAGGCGGTGACGGCCGGTGCGGTCGCGGTGTTCACCGACGCCGCCGGCGCGCCCGCCGCGGCCACCGCCGGGGTGCCCGCGCTGGTGGTGGACGATCCGCGGGCCCGGCTGGGTGAGGTCGCCGCCGAGGTGTACGGCCGGCCCAGCGAGCGGCTCGCGGTGCTCGGCATCACCGGCACCAACGGCAAGTCCTCGACGGCGTACCTGGTCGAGTCGGCGCTGACCGCGGCGGGCCGGCGGACCGGGCTGATCGGTACGGTCGAGACCCGGCTCGGTGACGAGCGGCTGGCGAGTACCCGGACCACCCCGGAGGCGACCGATCTGCAGGCGCTGTTCGCGGTGGCGCTGGAACGCGGCCTGGACACGATGGTGATGGAGGTGTCCAGCCACGCGCTGGCGCTGGGCCGGGTGACCGGGACCCGGTTCGCGGTCGGTGCGTTCACCAACTTCGGCATCGACCATCTCGACTTCCACGGCACCGTGGAGGACTACTTCGCGGCGAAGGCGAGCCTGTTCGACGGCCGGGCCGGGGTGGAGGTGCTCAACGTCGACGACCCGGCGGTGGCGAAGCTCGCACATCCCGGCCGCACCGTCTCGGTGTCGGCGCAGGGCCGCCCGGCGGCCGACTGGCAGGCCGACTCGCTGGTACGCGACGGGTACGGGCAGCGGTTCGAGGTGACCGGGCCGGACCGGGTGCGGCGGTCGGCGAGCGTGCTGCTGCCGGGCCGGTACAACGTGGCGAACGCGCTGTTGGCGATCGCGGTGGCGGTTGCGGTCGGGGTCGATCCGGCCACCGCGGTGGCCGGGGTGGCCGCCTGCGGTGGGGTGCCGGGCCGGATGGAGCGGGTGTCGGCGCCGGGCCCGGTGGTGGGCGTGGTCGACTTCGCGCACACCCCGAACGCGGTGGCCGCGGCGCTGGGCGCGCTGCGCGAGGCCGCCGCGCCGACCGGCGCCCGGGTGATCTGCGTGGTGGGTGCGGGCGGTGACCGGGATGCCGGGAAGCGTCCGATGATGGGCGAGGCGGCCGCGCGCGGCGCGGACGAGCTCATCGTCACCGACGACAACCCGCGCAGCGAGGACCCGGCAGCGATCCGGGCGCAGGTGGCCGCCGGCGCGGACGCCGTGCCCGGCGCGCACTGGACCGACGGCGGTGACCGGATGGCGGCGATCGCCGCCGCGGTGGCGATCGCCCGGCCCGGCGATATCGTCGCGGTGCTCGGCAAGGGGCACGAACAGGGACAAGAGGTGGCCGGCGAGGTGCACCCGTTCGACGACCGGGTGGTGCTCGCGGCCGCGCTGCGCGCCCGGTTCGAGGAGGACGCATGA
- a CDS encoding UDP-N-acetylmuramoyl-tripeptide--D-alanyl-D-alanine ligase, producing MIELTLADVAAATGGALVDGAEPTATVTAGVEYDSRAVTAGGLFVALRGESDDGHRFATAAIGAGAVAVVAEERTGVPTVLVSDSLAALGRIARAVVDRLPATTVIGVTGSSGKTSTKDMIAALTARLGHTVAPVGTLNNELGHPYTVLQADRSSRYLVLECSARGIGHVAYLCEIAPPQISVVLNVGSAHLGEFGSVEAIATAKGELVEALPAQGTAILNADDKRVRAMAQRTQGRVVLFGTAPDADVRATDVALDGAGRPSFRLHAGGESVPVRLGLFGAHQVSNALAAAAVALVCGMPLPEVGYALGLLRPASPRRMDVFTRSDGVTVIDDSYNANLGSMTAALRALAAIGAGRRTWAVLGYMAELGRFEQTQHEQVGRLAAELGVDRVVAVEPEAAGIDQGARARAADSGWEGQSVQVPDQQAAIALLADEVRPGDVVLIKGSRYRTWHVADALRETADGAIGDREAPA from the coding sequence ATGATCGAGCTCACGCTCGCCGACGTGGCCGCGGCCACCGGCGGAGCGCTGGTCGACGGCGCGGAGCCGACGGCGACCGTCACCGCCGGGGTCGAGTACGACTCGCGTGCGGTGACCGCCGGCGGGTTGTTCGTGGCGTTGCGCGGGGAAAGCGACGACGGACACCGGTTCGCGACCGCCGCGATCGGCGCCGGCGCCGTCGCGGTGGTCGCCGAGGAACGTACCGGCGTGCCGACGGTGCTGGTGAGCGACTCGCTGGCGGCGCTGGGCCGGATCGCGCGGGCGGTGGTGGACCGGCTGCCGGCTACCACCGTGATCGGGGTGACCGGGTCGTCCGGCAAGACCTCCACCAAGGACATGATCGCGGCGCTGACCGCCCGGCTGGGGCACACCGTGGCTCCGGTCGGCACGCTCAACAACGAGCTGGGCCATCCGTACACGGTGCTGCAGGCCGACCGCTCCAGCCGTTACCTGGTGTTGGAGTGCAGCGCCCGCGGCATCGGCCACGTCGCGTACCTGTGCGAGATCGCGCCGCCGCAGATCAGCGTGGTGCTCAACGTCGGCAGCGCGCACCTGGGCGAGTTCGGTTCGGTGGAGGCGATCGCGACCGCGAAGGGCGAGCTGGTCGAGGCGCTGCCGGCGCAGGGGACCGCGATCCTCAACGCCGACGACAAGCGGGTTCGGGCGATGGCGCAGCGCACCCAGGGGCGGGTCGTGCTGTTCGGCACGGCGCCGGACGCGGACGTCCGCGCCACCGACGTCGCGCTCGACGGGGCCGGCCGGCCGTCGTTCCGGCTGCACGCCGGCGGCGAGTCGGTGCCGGTACGGCTCGGCCTGTTCGGCGCGCACCAGGTGTCGAACGCCCTCGCCGCCGCCGCGGTGGCGCTGGTCTGCGGGATGCCGCTGCCGGAGGTCGGGTACGCGCTGGGCCTGTTGCGGCCGGCCTCGCCACGGCGGATGGACGTGTTCACCCGCTCCGACGGCGTGACGGTTATCGACGACTCGTACAACGCGAACCTCGGTTCGATGACCGCCGCGTTGCGGGCGCTGGCCGCGATCGGGGCCGGCCGCCGCACCTGGGCGGTACTGGGCTACATGGCGGAGCTGGGCCGGTTCGAACAGACCCAGCACGAGCAGGTCGGTCGGTTGGCCGCCGAGCTCGGGGTGGACCGCGTGGTCGCCGTGGAACCGGAGGCGGCCGGCATCGATCAGGGCGCGCGAGCGCGCGCCGCAGACTCCGGGTGGGAGGGACAGTCGGTGCAGGTGCCTGACCAACAGGCAGCGATCGCGCTGTTGGCCGACGAGGTTCGGCCAGGTGACGTGGTGCTGATCAAGGGCTCGCGCTACCGAACCTGGCACGTCGCCGACGCGCTGCGGGAGACCGCCGACGGCGCGATCGGCGACCGGGAGGCGCCGGCATGA
- the mraY gene encoding phospho-N-acetylmuramoyl-pentapeptide-transferase, with amino-acid sequence MRSVIVAPLVAFVLTLFGTPLAIRYFSRLKADQPIREIGPQTHFAKKGTPTMGGVVFILATVVAYLVGHLTLLTLPGRPHKPTVTAIVLLGLFVCMGAVGFIDDFLKVRKKNSAGLSAKGKLLGQAVVGAIFGIIAMYFNPDAISPNGIKNPTVGSQFVSFVHEIHWLDITRVGAVVLFIFVVLAASNGVNLTDGLDGLATGTSVMVLLAYTVISFWQYRHWCSDPHQLTNFCYNVRDPLDAALIAGAAAGALFGFLWWNASPARIFMGDSGALGLGGLIGGLAISTKTILLLIILGALFVIETVSLIIQVVSFRSTGRRVFRMTPIHHHFELAGWSEVNITVRFWIISGIGITAGLAIFYADFTASAIGSNV; translated from the coding sequence ATGAGATCGGTCATCGTCGCACCCCTCGTGGCGTTCGTACTCACGCTGTTCGGTACGCCACTGGCGATCCGCTACTTCAGCCGGCTCAAGGCCGACCAGCCGATCCGCGAGATCGGCCCGCAGACCCACTTCGCGAAGAAGGGCACGCCGACGATGGGCGGCGTGGTCTTCATCCTGGCCACCGTGGTGGCCTATCTGGTGGGTCACCTGACGTTGCTGACCCTGCCGGGCCGGCCGCACAAGCCGACGGTCACCGCGATCGTGCTGCTCGGCCTGTTCGTGTGCATGGGTGCGGTCGGCTTCATCGACGACTTCCTGAAGGTACGCAAGAAGAACAGCGCCGGGTTGTCGGCCAAGGGCAAGCTGCTCGGGCAGGCGGTGGTCGGCGCGATCTTCGGCATCATCGCGATGTACTTCAACCCCGACGCGATCTCACCGAACGGCATCAAGAACCCGACGGTCGGCAGCCAGTTCGTCTCGTTCGTGCACGAGATCCACTGGCTGGACATCACCCGGGTCGGCGCGGTGGTGCTGTTCATCTTCGTGGTACTGGCGGCCTCCAACGGGGTCAACCTGACCGACGGGTTGGACGGCCTCGCCACCGGGACCTCGGTGATGGTGCTGCTGGCGTACACGGTGATCTCGTTCTGGCAGTACCGGCACTGGTGTTCGGATCCACACCAGCTGACGAACTTCTGTTACAACGTGCGAGATCCGCTCGATGCGGCGCTGATAGCCGGGGCCGCGGCCGGGGCGCTGTTCGGGTTCCTGTGGTGGAACGCCTCGCCGGCCCGGATCTTCATGGGCGACTCGGGCGCGCTGGGGCTCGGCGGGCTGATCGGTGGCCTGGCGATCTCCACCAAGACGATCCTGTTGCTGATCATCCTGGGCGCGCTGTTCGTCATCGAGACCGTCTCGCTGATCATCCAGGTCGTGTCGTTCCGCAGTACCGGTAGACGGGTGTTCCGGATGACACCGATCCACCACCACTTCGAGCTGGCCGGGTGGAGCGAGGTCAACATCACCGTCCGGTTCTGGATCATCTCCGGCATCGGCATCACCGCCGGGTTGGCGATCTTCTACGCGGACTTCACCGCCTCGGCGATAGGCAGCAACGTGTGA
- the murD gene encoding UDP-N-acetylmuramoyl-L-alanine--D-glutamate ligase, with protein MTGYEGRRVLVAGAGVSGKACAHALVAAGAVVTVLDRAASAGLAELAAAGIDTVVAAEPPAALLAESSELVVSPVFAPHHPLVVAALAAGLQVYCEPELAWRLRPAGAADWLALTGTNGKTTTVTMLAAILTAAGLTARAVGNIGDPLIDAVRANDCQVLAVELSSYQLHWSQRLAPLAGAYLNLADDHLDWHGSRDAYATAKTAVWRGAAIGGTAIGNADDPAVAALLSAVPGRQVSFTLAAPAPGQLGVVDGTLVDRAFTGGTGAGAALGTEPVPLVAAEAVRPAGAHNVANALAAAALARAYGVGPEAVAAGLAGYVPQPHRNQRVAEVAGVSYVDDSKATNPHAALASLLSYPRLVWIAGGQLKGVDPDELVSRIADRLAGAVLLGADRAQITAALRRHAPAIPVIEVSRSDDGAMADVVAAAARLAGPGDTVLLAPAAASYDMFDNYAQRGDRFAAAVAALPVA; from the coding sequence GTGACCGGGTACGAGGGACGCCGGGTGCTGGTCGCCGGCGCCGGCGTCAGCGGCAAGGCGTGCGCGCACGCCCTGGTAGCGGCCGGCGCCGTGGTGACGGTGCTGGACCGCGCGGCGAGTGCCGGGCTGGCCGAGCTGGCCGCCGCCGGCATCGACACCGTGGTGGCGGCCGAGCCGCCGGCCGCGCTGCTGGCCGAGTCGAGCGAGCTGGTCGTGTCGCCGGTGTTCGCCCCGCACCACCCGCTGGTGGTCGCCGCGCTCGCCGCCGGCCTCCAGGTGTACTGCGAGCCGGAGCTGGCCTGGCGGCTGCGCCCGGCCGGCGCCGCCGACTGGCTGGCGCTGACGGGCACCAACGGCAAGACGACGACGGTGACGATGCTGGCCGCGATCCTGACCGCCGCCGGCCTGACCGCGCGCGCCGTCGGCAACATCGGTGATCCGCTGATCGACGCGGTCCGGGCGAACGACTGCCAGGTGCTCGCGGTGGAGCTGTCCAGCTACCAGCTGCACTGGTCGCAGCGGCTGGCGCCGCTGGCCGGGGCGTACCTGAACCTGGCCGACGACCACCTCGACTGGCACGGCAGCCGGGACGCGTACGCGACCGCGAAGACCGCGGTGTGGCGCGGCGCGGCGATCGGTGGCACCGCGATCGGCAACGCCGACGACCCGGCGGTGGCCGCCTTGCTGTCGGCGGTGCCGGGCCGGCAGGTGTCGTTCACCCTGGCCGCGCCGGCGCCGGGCCAGCTCGGTGTCGTCGACGGGACGCTGGTCGACCGCGCCTTCACCGGCGGGACGGGCGCCGGTGCCGCCCTCGGTACCGAACCGGTGCCGCTGGTGGCGGCCGAGGCGGTGCGCCCCGCCGGGGCGCACAACGTGGCGAACGCGCTGGCCGCCGCCGCGCTCGCCCGGGCGTACGGGGTGGGTCCGGAGGCGGTCGCCGCCGGCCTGGCCGGGTACGTCCCGCAGCCGCACCGCAACCAGCGGGTCGCCGAGGTCGCCGGAGTCAGCTACGTGGACGACTCCAAGGCGACCAACCCGCACGCGGCGCTCGCCTCGCTGCTGTCCTACCCGCGGCTGGTGTGGATCGCCGGCGGTCAGCTCAAGGGTGTCGATCCGGACGAGCTGGTCTCCCGGATCGCCGACCGGCTGGCCGGCGCGGTGCTGCTGGGCGCCGATCGGGCGCAGATCACTGCCGCGTTGCGCCGACACGCGCCGGCAATCCCGGTGATCGAGGTGTCCAGGTCCGATGATGGGGCGATGGCGGACGTGGTCGCCGCGGCGGCCCGGCTGGCCGGTCCCGGTGACACGGTGCTGCTGGCGCCGGCGGCCGCCTCGTACGACATGTTCGACAACTACGCGCAGCGCGGGGACCGGTTCGCCGCGGCGGTGGCCGCTCTGCCGGTGGCCTGA
- the ftsW gene encoding putative lipid II flippase FtsW: MLGRLGEPFAALRGLLGRPLASYYLLVASAGLLLVIGLVMVFSATSVPSFDSSQSAYAGVQQQGLWAVVGVLAFWVAQRLPTRTYRFLGLPLLVACLLFALVLVLFPAGQIGPIGTNLNWITVGSVQFQPAELGKLALVWWGADLLVRRGASVTKWKRLAMPLFPVTALLFLLVGMNDLGTMLCMLLVFLGLLWVTGVRFRVFAGLFGVALAGVVVLIAEQSYRLERILSFTHAAKATGCTSADSIQGPCWQSTQGMYALADGGWFGLGLGQGRQKWDWLPEAHNDFIFAIIGEELGVVGCVVVLALFAVLAYAGLRIARRVDDPFRRTVAAACTLWLAGQAVINIGAVVGLLPITGVPLPFISAGGTALVVTLTAVGMLASFARTEPDAARALHARAPSRLVRLLWVPLPPLPGSTRPTSPSARSRPAGGKPGVRTTRGRTAGSSRTETRRQRPGPRAGSRTTTGKERR, translated from the coding sequence GTGCTCGGTCGGCTCGGTGAACCGTTCGCGGCGCTGCGCGGGCTGCTCGGCCGGCCACTCGCCTCGTACTATCTGCTCGTCGCGAGCGCCGGACTGCTGCTGGTGATCGGCCTGGTGATGGTCTTCTCGGCGACCAGCGTGCCGTCGTTCGACTCGTCGCAGAGCGCCTACGCGGGGGTGCAGCAGCAGGGGCTGTGGGCGGTCGTCGGGGTGCTCGCGTTCTGGGTGGCGCAGCGGTTGCCGACCCGCACCTACCGGTTCCTCGGGCTGCCGCTGCTGGTCGCCTGCCTGCTGTTCGCGCTGGTCCTGGTGTTGTTTCCGGCCGGGCAGATCGGTCCGATCGGCACCAACCTGAACTGGATCACGGTCGGCTCGGTCCAGTTCCAGCCGGCGGAGCTGGGCAAGCTGGCGTTGGTCTGGTGGGGGGCCGACCTGCTGGTGCGCCGCGGCGCGTCGGTGACGAAGTGGAAGCGGTTGGCGATGCCGCTGTTCCCGGTCACCGCGCTGCTGTTCCTGCTGGTCGGGATGAACGACCTGGGCACCATGCTGTGCATGCTGCTGGTGTTCCTGGGGCTGCTGTGGGTCACCGGCGTGCGGTTCCGGGTGTTCGCCGGGTTGTTCGGGGTGGCGCTGGCCGGCGTGGTGGTGCTGATCGCCGAGCAGAGCTACCGGCTGGAGCGCATCCTGTCGTTCACCCACGCGGCGAAGGCCACCGGGTGCACCTCGGCAGACAGCATCCAGGGCCCGTGCTGGCAGTCCACCCAGGGCATGTACGCGTTGGCCGACGGCGGCTGGTTCGGCCTCGGGCTCGGCCAGGGCCGGCAGAAGTGGGACTGGCTGCCGGAGGCGCACAACGACTTCATCTTCGCCATCATCGGCGAGGAGCTGGGCGTGGTCGGCTGCGTCGTGGTGCTGGCGCTGTTCGCGGTGTTGGCGTACGCCGGGCTGCGGATCGCGCGGCGGGTGGACGACCCGTTCCGGCGTACCGTCGCCGCCGCCTGCACGCTGTGGCTCGCGGGTCAGGCGGTGATCAACATCGGCGCGGTGGTCGGCCTGCTGCCGATCACCGGGGTGCCGCTGCCGTTCATCTCGGCCGGCGGTACCGCGCTGGTCGTGACGCTGACCGCGGTCGGCATGCTGGCCTCGTTCGCCCGGACCGAACCGGACGCGGCGCGGGCGCTGCATGCCCGGGCGCCGAGCCGGCTGGTCCGGCTACTGTGGGTGCCGCTGCCGCCGCTGCCGGGTTCCACCCGGCCGACGAGCCCGTCGGCGCGGTCTCGCCCGGCGGGGGGCAAACCCGGCGTGCGCACCACCCGCGGGCGTACGGCAGGATCGTCCAGGACCGAGACACGACGGCAGCGGCCCGGCCCCCGGGCCGGTTCCCGCACCACGACCGGCAAGGAAAGACGTTGA
- the murG gene encoding undecaprenyldiphospho-muramoylpentapeptide beta-N-acetylglucosaminyltransferase: MTDLRSVVLAGGGTGGHIYPLLAFADCLRRHDPNVRITCLGSAKGLENEIIPAAGYDLRQVPAYQLPRSVNVDLVKTGPRMIRSMRACRQILDEVAADAVVGFGGYVAVPGYLAAWRRKTPIVIHEVNVPPGVANKLGMRFTDHVAVGFEHQPQLVPSLADARVVGVPLRRSLTALDRAACRAEACAHFGLDPQRPTLFVYGGSQGARAINLAMAGAAKAITAAGCQVLHIIGARNEPVEIPSDLPAPYVTLPFLSEMELGYAAADLLLSRGGAMTVAEATALGVPAIYVPLPYGNGEQRRNALPVVEAGGGMIVDNADLTAQWIETNLLPLLRDPARIAAMSTAAAGYGRRDGDEALRAFTLEAVAKGAGQ; encoded by the coding sequence TTGACCGACCTGCGCTCCGTGGTTCTCGCCGGTGGCGGCACCGGTGGCCACATCTACCCGTTGCTCGCGTTCGCCGACTGCCTGCGCCGGCACGATCCGAACGTCCGGATCACCTGCCTGGGCAGTGCCAAGGGCCTGGAGAACGAGATCATCCCGGCCGCCGGCTACGACCTGCGCCAGGTGCCGGCCTACCAGCTGCCCCGGTCGGTCAACGTCGACCTGGTCAAGACCGGCCCCCGGATGATCCGGTCGATGCGGGCCTGCCGGCAGATCCTGGACGAGGTCGCCGCCGACGCGGTGGTCGGCTTCGGCGGGTACGTGGCGGTTCCGGGATATCTCGCCGCCTGGCGGCGCAAGACCCCGATCGTCATCCACGAGGTGAACGTGCCGCCCGGGGTGGCCAACAAGCTCGGCATGCGGTTCACCGACCACGTCGCGGTCGGCTTCGAGCATCAGCCGCAGCTGGTCCCGTCGCTGGCCGACGCCCGGGTCGTCGGCGTCCCGCTGCGCCGCTCGCTGACCGCGCTGGACCGCGCCGCGTGCCGGGCCGAGGCCTGCGCCCACTTCGGTCTCGACCCGCAGCGCCCCACGCTGTTCGTGTACGGCGGCTCCCAGGGCGCCCGCGCGATCAACCTGGCGATGGCCGGCGCGGCGAAGGCGATCACCGCCGCGGGCTGCCAGGTGCTGCACATCATCGGCGCCCGCAACGAGCCGGTGGAGATCCCCTCCGACCTGCCCGCGCCGTACGTGACGCTGCCGTTCCTGTCCGAAATGGAACTCGGGTACGCCGCGGCCGACCTGCTGCTGTCCCGCGGTGGTGCGATGACCGTCGCCGAGGCGACCGCGCTCGGGGTGCCGGCGATCTACGTACCCCTGCCGTACGGCAACGGCGAGCAGCGGCGCAACGCGCTGCCGGTGGTCGAGGCCGGTGGCGGCATGATCGTCGACAACGCCGACCTGACCGCGCAGTGGATCGAGACGAACCTGTTGCCGCTGCTGCGCGACCCGGCCCGGATCGCGGCGATGAGCACCGCCGCCGCGGGCTACGGCCGGCGCGACGGCGACGAGGCGCTCCGGGCGTTCACGCTGGAGGCGGTAGCGAAGGGGGCGGGCCAGTGA
- the murC gene encoding UDP-N-acetylmuramate--L-alanine ligase, translating to MVPPSAEDLGRVHLIGIGGVGMSGLARLLLSRGIPTSGSELREWPTLAGLRALGGVIHDTHRAENLDGVDTVVYSTAIPADHVELAEARRRGLRVLHRSEALAAAMVGRQGIAVAGTQGKTTTTSMITLVLQHCGLDPSFVIGGEISEAGSNAHHGSGGFFVIEADESDRSFLRYRPHAAIVTNVRGDHLNTYGDLAGLQDGFAEFCRGITPDGFLVACADDEGSRQLADRMRGEGRTVYTYGESADADLRLADLTSAIGGVRYTAVLDGATLGEVTLPTPGRHLGLNSAAALLTALKLGVEFAPVAEALAAFPGVRRRFEHKGTADGVRVYDEYAYHPVSMTAALSTLREVTGDGRLVVVFQPLRLYRTRELQAEIAEALAIADEAIVLEVFGPGESRGPGEGGRPLTEAVPLAGAHKVFVPSWSDVAAEVLRRSAPGDLVVTMGAPPISMMGDELLAALAERAGTADTAG from the coding sequence GTGGTGCCGCCGAGCGCCGAGGACCTCGGCCGGGTGCACCTGATCGGGATCGGCGGGGTCGGCATGAGCGGGCTGGCCCGGCTGCTGCTGTCGCGCGGCATCCCCACCTCGGGCAGCGAGCTGCGCGAGTGGCCGACCCTCGCCGGGTTGCGCGCGCTGGGCGGCGTCATCCACGACACGCACCGGGCCGAGAACCTGGACGGTGTCGACACCGTCGTCTACTCGACCGCCATCCCGGCCGACCACGTGGAGCTGGCCGAGGCGCGCCGCCGTGGCCTGCGGGTACTGCACCGGTCCGAGGCGCTGGCCGCGGCGATGGTGGGTCGCCAGGGCATCGCGGTCGCCGGTACCCAGGGCAAGACGACGACCACCTCGATGATCACTCTGGTGTTGCAGCACTGCGGGCTGGATCCGTCCTTCGTGATCGGCGGCGAGATCTCCGAGGCCGGTTCGAACGCGCACCACGGCTCCGGCGGGTTCTTCGTCATCGAGGCCGACGAGTCGGACCGCTCCTTCCTGCGCTACCGGCCGCACGCGGCGATCGTCACCAACGTGCGCGGCGATCACCTGAACACCTACGGCGACCTGGCCGGACTGCAGGACGGGTTCGCCGAGTTCTGCCGCGGCATCACCCCGGACGGGTTCCTGGTCGCCTGCGCGGACGACGAGGGCAGCCGGCAGCTGGCCGACCGGATGCGCGGCGAGGGGCGCACGGTCTACACCTACGGCGAGTCCGCCGACGCCGACCTGCGGCTGGCGGACCTGACCTCCGCGATCGGCGGCGTGCGCTACACCGCGGTACTGGACGGCGCCACGCTCGGCGAGGTCACCCTGCCGACGCCGGGCCGGCACCTCGGACTCAACAGTGCGGCGGCGCTGCTGACCGCGCTGAAGCTCGGCGTCGAGTTCGCACCGGTCGCCGAGGCGCTGGCGGCGTTCCCGGGGGTGCGCCGCCGGTTCGAGCACAAGGGCACCGCGGACGGGGTGCGGGTCTACGACGAGTACGCCTACCACCCGGTGTCGATGACCGCCGCGCTGTCCACGCTGCGCGAGGTCACCGGCGACGGCCGGCTGGTCGTGGTGTTCCAGCCGCTGCGGCTGTACCGCACCCGCGAGCTGCAGGCCGAGATCGCGGAGGCGCTGGCGATCGCCGACGAGGCGATCGTGCTGGAGGTGTTCGGGCCGGGGGAGAGCCGCGGACCGGGCGAGGGCGGCCGGCCGCTGACCGAAGCGGTGCCGCTTGCCGGTGCGCACAAGGTGTTCGTGCCGTCCTGGTCGGACGTCGCGGCCGAGGTACTGCGCCGGTCGGCGCCCGGTGACCTGGTCGTGACGATGGGCGCGCCGCCGATCTCGATGATGGGTGACGAACTGCTCGCGGCGTTGGCGGAGCGGGCCGGCACGGCGGACACCGCGGGCTGA
- a CDS encoding cell division protein FtsQ/DivIB — translation MAGAARDTRPPRRWRLVQARRQALSALLRRLVARARRNRRRTALTLSVTAVTVAVLVAGYVVVYHTGAFAVRGVTVRGARTVSARTVARTAAVPSGIPLAGVDLAAVAARVRRLAPVAKADVTRAWPHTVVVTVTERTPAAAVPDGSSVRLVDRSGVVFRTVPAAPRRLPTLVVAHPGPHDVSTLAGLQVLGQLTPRLRARLVRVEVPRPTRIRLVLAHGRTVVWGDSSSGARKAAAATALLGKTGDVIDVSAPDLVVVR, via the coding sequence ATGGCGGGCGCGGCGCGCGACACCCGGCCACCGCGCCGGTGGCGGCTGGTGCAGGCGCGCCGGCAGGCACTGTCGGCGTTGCTGCGTCGGCTGGTCGCCCGGGCACGGCGCAACCGCCGCCGGACCGCGCTGACGCTGTCGGTGACCGCTGTGACGGTCGCTGTCCTGGTGGCCGGGTACGTGGTGGTCTACCACACCGGTGCGTTCGCGGTCCGGGGTGTCACGGTGCGCGGGGCGCGCACGGTGTCGGCGCGGACGGTGGCGCGGACCGCGGCGGTGCCGTCCGGCATCCCGCTGGCCGGCGTCGATCTCGCCGCGGTCGCCGCCCGGGTGCGCCGGCTCGCGCCGGTGGCGAAGGCGGACGTGACCCGCGCCTGGCCGCACACCGTCGTGGTCACGGTCACCGAACGTACTCCGGCCGCCGCGGTACCGGACGGCTCCTCGGTGCGGCTGGTCGACCGGTCCGGTGTGGTGTTCCGGACCGTGCCGGCGGCGCCGCGCCGGCTGCCCACGCTGGTGGTGGCCCATCCCGGACCGCACGACGTGTCGACCCTGGCCGGGCTGCAGGTTCTGGGCCAGCTGACCCCGCGGTTGCGCGCCCGGTTGGTCCGGGTGGAGGTGCCGCGGCCGACCCGGATCCGACTGGTCCTGGCGCACGGCCGTACGGTCGTGTGGGGCGACTCGTCCAGTGGCGCCCGGAAGGCGGCCGCGGCGACCGCGCTGCTGGGCAAGACCGGCGATGTGATCGATGTCAGCGCGCCGGACCTGGTGGTGGTGCGTTGA
- a CDS encoding DinB family protein, producing MERADPLTDAGDRAALEQWLDYHRATVRLKCAGLDEMFARQAPVRTSPLLSPAGLVAHLTDNEQYWFEAVLHDGPRMAADDDDPDADWVAPEGMSLAALLDRYDAQCDRSRELAAGLDLSFVARRQVEPGVRPMTLRWIYLHQIEETARHNGHLDVVRELLDGRTGA from the coding sequence ATGGAGCGAGCAGATCCGCTGACCGATGCGGGTGACCGCGCGGCGCTGGAACAGTGGCTCGACTACCACCGGGCCACCGTGCGGCTCAAGTGCGCCGGTCTGGACGAGATGTTCGCCCGGCAGGCGCCGGTGCGCACCTCGCCGCTGTTGTCGCCGGCCGGGCTGGTCGCCCACCTCACCGACAACGAGCAGTACTGGTTCGAGGCGGTCCTGCACGACGGGCCGCGGATGGCCGCCGACGACGACGATCCGGACGCCGACTGGGTGGCCCCGGAAGGCATGTCGCTCGCCGCGCTGCTCGACCGGTACGACGCGCAGTGCGATCGTTCGCGCGAGCTGGCGGCCGGGCTGGACCTGTCGTTCGTGGCCCGGCGGCAGGTCGAGCCCGGTGTCCGGCCGATGACGCTGCGCTGGATCTACCTGCATCAGATCGAGGAGACCGCCCGGCACAACGGGCACCTGGACGTGGTGCGCGAGTTGCTGGACGGCCGTACCGGGGCCTGA